In Oligoflexia bacterium, a single window of DNA contains:
- the mutL gene encoding DNA mismatch repair endonuclease MutL: protein MPKTIQILPNHVVQQIAAGEVVERPASIIKELLENSIDAGATAIDIVIRQGGIDGIEITDNGHGIDKDQLQLALTAHATSKLSEESDLHHIQTRGFRGEALASIAAISHLNLHSKPQEQEHGFMIASKGGELSQIQPSALPNGTKINIAHLFYNTPARKKFLKSPNSEKNHIIAQIKKIALVEYGISFKIFIADQGQQKLLYHWPAQDNWLQRIETIFPGDVKDKLLPVHNHQHQHLSIQGYISNRHLSFSRSSEIYFYVNHRPVSDKTLQAALMEGYRTAMMEKRYPMAIVKIDIDPQWVDVNIHPRKNEVRFSNPQQIFQELAFVIKQSLNQQKTSDAQLTATSFFNNTVSQQNFVPAYASQQKSVPGSTSSYGLSSPVGANFSQPFISSFAEPSLPYTADVLENPNAYFSQFNFIGHIDHTYLLCSNHQKLIIVDQHAAHERILFDQYKQQFSKASHLQKGQQLLNPINLNFSPEKTEVLTENLETFCQLGFDLEAFGPQSFILRSTPSFLIKQDAKVYIENVCNDLLSNHQTTQGLEDPIDHICSSMACHSAVRAHDILSPKEVDYLLRSMDGVDLASYCPHGRPTYIEYQVSDFEKLFKRV from the coding sequence GTGCCTAAAACTATTCAAATATTACCCAATCATGTTGTCCAACAAATTGCTGCTGGTGAAGTGGTTGAGCGTCCAGCCTCAATTATCAAAGAACTTTTAGAAAACTCCATTGATGCTGGAGCCACTGCCATTGATATTGTAATCCGCCAGGGAGGCATAGACGGCATTGAAATAACAGACAATGGCCATGGCATTGACAAAGATCAACTCCAATTGGCCTTAACTGCTCATGCCACTTCTAAGTTAAGTGAAGAAAGTGACTTACACCATATCCAAACCCGAGGTTTTAGAGGTGAAGCCTTGGCCAGTATTGCGGCTATTTCTCACTTAAATTTACACAGTAAACCTCAAGAGCAAGAGCATGGTTTTATGATTGCTTCAAAAGGTGGAGAACTTAGCCAAATACAACCCAGTGCTCTTCCCAATGGTACAAAAATCAATATTGCTCACCTCTTTTACAATACCCCTGCCAGAAAAAAGTTTTTAAAAAGTCCAAACAGTGAAAAAAACCATATCATTGCTCAAATTAAAAAAATTGCCTTGGTTGAATATGGCATAAGCTTTAAAATTTTTATTGCTGATCAAGGTCAACAAAAGCTGCTTTATCATTGGCCTGCCCAGGACAATTGGTTACAACGTATTGAAACCATTTTCCCTGGTGATGTTAAAGATAAACTTTTACCCGTGCATAACCATCAGCATCAACATCTTTCAATTCAAGGTTATATTTCTAACCGGCACCTAAGTTTTTCACGCAGCAGTGAAATTTATTTTTATGTTAACCATAGACCGGTGAGTGACAAAACTTTACAAGCGGCCTTAATGGAAGGTTATCGTACGGCAATGATGGAAAAGCGCTATCCCATGGCCATTGTCAAAATAGACATTGACCCACAATGGGTGGATGTGAACATTCATCCCCGTAAGAATGAAGTTCGTTTTTCTAATCCCCAACAAATCTTTCAAGAGCTGGCCTTTGTTATCAAACAAAGTTTGAATCAACAAAAAACTTCTGATGCTCAATTAACCGCAACATCTTTCTTTAACAATACAGTCTCTCAACAAAACTTTGTTCCAGCGTATGCAAGCCAACAAAAATCAGTTCCTGGCTCAACCAGCTCTTATGGTTTATCTTCTCCAGTGGGTGCAAATTTTTCACAACCCTTTATTTCTTCATTTGCAGAACCAAGTTTACCTTATACCGCCGATGTTTTAGAAAATCCCAATGCTTATTTTTCTCAATTTAATTTTATTGGTCATATTGACCATACTTATTTATTATGTAGCAATCATCAGAAACTCATTATTGTTGATCAGCATGCTGCGCATGAACGTATTTTATTTGATCAATATAAACAGCAGTTTTCAAAAGCTTCACATTTACAAAAAGGTCAGCAGTTGTTAAACCCGATCAACCTCAACTTTTCTCCCGAAAAAACAGAAGTTTTAACTGAAAACTTGGAAACTTTTTGCCAATTGGGCTTTGATTTAGAAGCTTTTGGTCCACAGAGTTTTATTTTAAGAAGTACCCCTTCTTTTTTAATCAAACAAGATGCAAAAGTTTACATTGAAAACGTATGCAATGATTTATTAAGCAACCATCAAACAACCCAAGGTTTGGAAGATCCAATTGACCATATTTGCAGTTCTATGGCTTGTCATAGTGCGGTTAGAGCACATGATATTTTAAGCCCTAAAGAAGTAGATTATTTATTAAGAAGTATGGATGGTGTTGACTTGGCTTCATATTGTCCACATGGTCGTCCCACTTACATAGAGTATCAGGTTTCTGATTTTGAAAAACTATTTAAACGGGTATGA
- a CDS encoding acetyl-CoA carboxylase carboxyltransferase subunit alpha: protein MNMHLDFEKPIVELEQKISELKDLKLAGKVNIDHELKKLEQKLSHLIITTFSKLDPWQKTQLSRHPNRPYFLDYVNEIFENFTELHGDRNFSDDKSIIGGLAQFANQPVMLIGHQKGRSTKEKMQRNFGMPQPEGYRKALRLMGLAERFFIPIITFIDTPGAYPGIEAEERGQAEAIAKNIMVMSHLKVPIISVVIGEGGSGGALAIGVANKILMLEYTTYSVISPESCAAILWRDATKGEIASKSLKLTAEEIYKLGIADEIIPEPDGGAHRNFKKAALNLKTSIGKTLTALNKLSPIALVKDRDAKFRKIGVFSDE, encoded by the coding sequence ATGAATATGCACTTGGACTTTGAAAAACCTATTGTTGAATTAGAACAAAAAATCTCTGAGCTAAAAGATTTAAAGTTAGCTGGAAAAGTTAATATTGATCATGAGCTTAAAAAGCTTGAGCAAAAATTATCTCATTTGATTATCACAACTTTTTCTAAGCTAGACCCTTGGCAAAAAACCCAATTGTCTCGTCATCCAAACCGTCCATATTTTTTAGATTATGTGAATGAAATTTTTGAAAACTTTACTGAACTACACGGAGACCGCAACTTCTCTGATGATAAGTCTATTATTGGTGGATTGGCTCAATTTGCCAATCAACCTGTTATGCTGATTGGCCACCAAAAAGGTCGCAGCACCAAAGAAAAAATGCAACGCAACTTTGGTATGCCGCAACCAGAAGGATACCGTAAAGCTTTGCGTTTAATGGGTTTAGCAGAACGCTTTTTTATTCCCATCATTACTTTTATTGATACCCCAGGCGCTTATCCCGGTATAGAAGCTGAAGAACGTGGGCAAGCAGAAGCCATTGCTAAAAACATTATGGTGATGTCGCATTTAAAAGTACCCATTATTTCTGTTGTTATTGGAGAAGGTGGTTCTGGTGGTGCTTTGGCCATTGGTGTGGCCAACAAAATTTTAATGCTTGAGTACACCACTTATTCAGTTATATCTCCAGAGTCCTGCGCAGCAATCTTATGGCGGGATGCTACCAAAGGCGAAATTGCTTCTAAGAGTTTAAAACTAACCGCTGAAGAAATTTATAAACTTGGAATAGCAGATGAGATCATTCCTGAACCTGATGGGGGTGCACATAGAAACTTTAAAAAAGCTGCTCTTAATTTAAAAACTTCCATAGGGAAAACACTAACAGCCTTGAATAAATTAAGCCCAATAGCTTTGGTTAAAGATCGTGATGCAAAATTTAGGAAAATTGGGGTGTTTTCAGATGAATAA
- the murJ gene encoding murein biosynthesis integral membrane protein MurJ: MSMQKNASKISAATFLSRILGLVREQIFAAVLGAGYFADAFIFAFRIPNLFRDLFAEGALSQAFVPTIAKFKEKQSQPATLAFFQSMLAMLILIVGFLVVLGMFLAPVFVDYIAPGFADIPGKRDLTIHLTRILFPFLLFVSCSALFMSVLNVYQEFLRPALAPAVFNLCSIGVGVWVYFADFSNQTAVYAWAIATTLAGLAQASIQVPKLWRYGYRLIPKFKGVFAHPGVKTVLWLMLPAIIANAGTQVNVLVNTSLASLLEEGSISWLNYAFRLMQLPIGVFGVAISVVTLSQVSTLIAQNKVEDYKKNVSTALSFTLLLTLPSTIGLLFLGQPIIAMIYQRGLFTLYDTQNTFTALYFYSFGLPFYAGVKVLAPIFFAFDKSKIPTYASLTGIGVNIVFNLMYYKTLGHGGLALGTSLAMLVNFLILLITLHIQEGIFVWSSIVKSSTKIFTASAVLATLCMYVWPWLNAYAVIPSFIRLLLFIACAGSIYFVFLMVLKTEEVYALQQKLKKLLP; this comes from the coding sequence ATGAGCATGCAAAAAAACGCCAGTAAAATCAGTGCGGCTACGTTTTTAAGCCGTATTTTGGGCCTGGTGCGTGAGCAAATTTTTGCGGCTGTCTTGGGAGCGGGCTATTTTGCTGATGCCTTTATTTTTGCTTTTAGAATCCCTAATTTATTTAGAGATCTGTTTGCTGAAGGGGCTTTATCACAAGCCTTTGTGCCCACCATTGCCAAATTTAAGGAAAAACAAAGCCAGCCAGCAACGCTTGCTTTTTTTCAAAGCATGCTGGCCATGCTTATTTTGATTGTGGGTTTTTTGGTGGTTTTGGGCATGTTCTTGGCGCCAGTATTTGTAGACTATATTGCTCCCGGCTTTGCCGACATCCCTGGTAAAAGGGATTTGACCATTCATTTGACCAGAATTTTATTCCCTTTTCTTTTATTTGTCTCGTGTTCCGCTTTGTTCATGAGTGTGCTTAATGTGTATCAGGAATTTTTACGCCCAGCTTTGGCGCCCGCCGTGTTTAATCTGTGCTCTATTGGTGTGGGTGTGTGGGTGTATTTTGCTGATTTCTCTAATCAAACTGCCGTCTATGCCTGGGCTATAGCCACCACCTTGGCTGGTCTTGCGCAAGCCAGCATTCAAGTGCCCAAACTCTGGCGTTATGGTTATAGATTAATCCCTAAATTTAAAGGGGTATTTGCCCATCCTGGGGTAAAAACCGTGCTATGGTTGATGCTGCCGGCCATCATTGCCAATGCCGGTACCCAGGTCAATGTTTTGGTCAATACGTCCTTGGCTTCACTCTTAGAAGAAGGCAGTATTTCTTGGTTGAACTATGCTTTTAGATTGATGCAGTTACCTATTGGTGTCTTTGGCGTGGCCATCTCTGTGGTGACCTTGAGTCAAGTGTCCACGTTGATTGCACAGAATAAAGTAGAGGATTATAAAAAAAATGTCAGTACAGCTTTGAGCTTTACCTTACTGCTGACTCTACCCAGTACCATTGGCTTGCTGTTTTTGGGGCAACCCATCATTGCCATGATTTACCAGCGCGGTTTGTTTACACTCTATGACACACAAAACACCTTTACCGCTTTGTATTTTTACAGTTTTGGATTGCCCTTTTATGCTGGCGTCAAAGTCTTGGCCCCTATCTTTTTTGCTTTTGATAAATCTAAAATTCCCACCTATGCCAGCTTGACTGGAATTGGTGTAAATATTGTCTTTAACCTAATGTATTATAAAACTTTGGGGCATGGCGGTTTAGCTTTGGGCACCTCCTTGGCCATGTTGGTTAATTTTTTAATTTTGTTGATTACTTTACATATTCAAGAGGGCATTTTTGTTTGGTCATCCATTGTTAAATCTTCTACTAAAATCTTTACGGCCAGTGCTGTTTTAGCAACTTTGTGCATGTATGTTTGGCCCTGGTTGAATGCTTATGCTGTAATTCCCAGTTTTATCCGCTTATTACTGTTTATTGCTTGCGCTGGCAGTATTTATTTTGTTTTTTTAATGGTTCTTAAAACAGAAGAGGTTTATGCTCTTCAACAAAAACTCAAAAAGCTTTTGCCTTAA
- a CDS encoding prepilin-type N-terminal cleavage/methylation domain-containing protein: MPYFFNSKLRAFTLLELMISIVIVGSLAAAAVPSFQKYLHRSKMAEGYLFIRKMHDTAVVDGSIAYETAVSTDSGQAVTCLKQYPFGQLRSYMLGQYGWIAAPPSGKKEKIYFRQNGYYNPVTYYALSADNIVCVINNTAYPKPERYGFAVENVDPSAQYTQTVNPTYFAVSIYPDYSLAQNLIAEGKNAAYYDVPTQRHMSTAILVYADLDGDYEAEYDEDEEEYSSALLGSSGGSDKVSYLMRGIYYDTVTGEIVSTEGIYSLNFGE; the protein is encoded by the coding sequence ATGCCCTATTTTTTTAATTCTAAGCTTAGAGCATTTACCTTGCTTGAACTGATGATCTCTATTGTTATTGTCGGTAGCCTTGCTGCTGCAGCTGTTCCAAGTTTTCAAAAATATTTGCACCGTTCTAAAATGGCTGAAGGCTATTTATTTATAAGAAAAATGCATGATACCGCCGTGGTTGATGGATCTATCGCCTATGAAACTGCTGTTAGTACTGACAGTGGCCAAGCCGTTACTTGCCTAAAACAGTACCCCTTTGGTCAACTGCGTTCTTATATGTTGGGACAATATGGTTGGATTGCTGCTCCACCGTCTGGGAAAAAAGAAAAAATATATTTCCGTCAAAATGGTTATTATAATCCTGTTACTTACTACGCTCTTTCAGCAGATAACATTGTTTGTGTTATCAATAATACTGCCTACCCTAAACCTGAACGCTACGGTTTTGCCGTTGAAAATGTTGACCCAAGTGCACAGTATACCCAAACCGTTAACCCAACCTACTTTGCTGTTTCTATTTATCCTGATTATTCCCTGGCACAAAATTTAATTGCTGAAGGAAAAAATGCAGCTTACTATGATGTACCCACTCAACGACACATGAGCACGGCCATTTTGGTTTATGCTGACCTAGATGGAGATTATGAGGCTGAATACGATGAAGATGAAGAAGAATATTCCTCTGCTCTCTTGGGTAGCTCAGGAGGGTCAGATAAAGTGTCTTATCTGATGCGGGGGATTTATTATGATACTGTGACCGGAGAGATTGTTTCTACTGAAGGAATTTACAGTCTTAATTTTGGTGAGTAA
- the miaA gene encoding tRNA (adenosine(37)-N6)-dimethylallyltransferase MiaA, translating to MTTAQKPILALVGPTASGKSDIAFGLAQKYPLELVNIDSLQIYKHMDIGTAKPTQTELASCKHHLFNILNPDQNITALGYAQQAKTIITDIHQRQFIPLLVGGSGFYLQALSNNKTFKPGTLEDDSIENLYAFIQAKAPHIAQEIHVNDSYRVRRLAFLLKHDPDFSWESYTSVHYQHNIHSFVVQWPREQLYKRINARVIKMFEQGLLIETQNLLKNFPQCQPKLAKTIGYAQCLKHLNGDYSYEEAIVQTQQKTRNYAKRQSTWFKNRGQSQWFAYHEIFDKLELLIKGICSEHNIKG from the coding sequence ATGACTACAGCGCAAAAACCTATTTTAGCTTTGGTTGGACCAACAGCTTCAGGTAAATCTGATATTGCTTTTGGCTTGGCTCAAAAGTATCCTTTGGAGTTGGTCAACATAGACAGCTTACAAATTTACAAACATATGGATATTGGCACTGCCAAACCCACCCAAACTGAACTTGCTTCTTGTAAACATCATTTGTTTAATATTTTAAACCCGGACCAAAACATCACCGCCCTAGGTTATGCACAGCAAGCCAAAACAATTATTACTGATATTCATCAGCGCCAATTCATTCCCCTTTTGGTTGGTGGTTCTGGTTTTTATTTACAGGCTTTAAGCAATAACAAAACCTTTAAGCCCGGAACCCTTGAAGACGATAGTATTGAAAATTTATATGCTTTTATCCAAGCCAAAGCCCCACATATTGCCCAAGAAATTCATGTTAATGATAGCTATCGTGTTAGAAGGTTAGCCTTTTTACTTAAGCACGACCCTGATTTTTCTTGGGAATCCTATACATCTGTTCACTATCAGCACAATATTCATTCTTTTGTTGTCCAATGGCCAAGAGAACAGCTTTATAAGCGTATCAATGCGCGAGTAATAAAAATGTTTGAACAAGGACTTTTAATTGAAACTCAAAACCTATTGAAAAACTTCCCTCAATGTCAGCCTAAATTGGCCAAAACCATTGGCTATGCTCAGTGTTTAAAACATCTCAATGGCGACTATAGTTATGAAGAAGCCATAGTCCAAACCCAGCAAAAAACCCGAAATTATGCCAAAAGACAAAGCACTTGGTTTAAAAATAGAGGACAAAGCCAGTGGTTTGCATATCATGAAATCTTTGATAAGCTAGAGCTTCTCATTAAAGGGATATGCTCAGAGCATAATATAAAAGGGTAA
- a CDS encoding tyrosine-type recombinase/integrase gives MAKPIKRNNKWHIRWVDENGKRRGQSFKNYDTARKALLKNQLEVDQIKAGLYVRPKMERTFVELADYWMMHRASKKKNPKDDQSILNAHLMPFFGTLTLSQITLTIVDRFTSITLNKASAKTVNNHLTLLIAMLNMAIDLKWIDDKPKIKKLKIAQKSFLYLKTQNEIDRLLRSAKQENTPVPYVLYATAVYTGMRAGELAALKWQDVELIGINPKIHISKSYSTTTKSGKTRHVLILNCLQSILKEWKLQNPLPLVFPNAYGNMLIESSRIFQETFQRCIRRAGLERIRFHDLRHTFASHWMMKGGDIYKLKDLLGHSTVKMTERYAHLDVKAFDGDYDRFGKSIHKSKNPVISLNKK, from the coding sequence ATGGCAAAACCAATTAAACGAAATAATAAGTGGCACATCCGCTGGGTGGATGAAAATGGTAAAAGGCGAGGGCAATCCTTTAAAAATTATGATACCGCACGCAAAGCATTACTTAAGAATCAGCTTGAAGTGGACCAAATCAAAGCTGGCTTGTATGTTCGACCAAAAATGGAACGTACTTTTGTGGAATTGGCCGATTATTGGATGATGCATAGAGCGTCTAAAAAGAAAAATCCAAAAGATGACCAAAGTATCCTTAATGCACATCTTATGCCTTTTTTTGGAACATTAACACTTTCTCAAATAACGTTAACCATAGTAGATAGGTTTACAAGCATTACTTTAAATAAGGCAAGCGCAAAAACAGTAAACAACCATTTAACACTTCTGATTGCAATGCTGAACATGGCCATTGACTTAAAGTGGATTGATGACAAGCCTAAAATTAAGAAACTTAAAATAGCTCAGAAGTCATTCTTGTATTTAAAAACACAAAACGAAATTGATAGGCTCTTACGATCTGCTAAGCAAGAAAATACTCCTGTACCATATGTTCTTTATGCAACAGCTGTATATACGGGAATGAGAGCAGGTGAGCTTGCTGCATTAAAGTGGCAAGATGTTGAATTAATAGGGATAAATCCAAAAATCCATATATCAAAGAGTTATAGTACAACAACTAAATCAGGTAAAACAAGACATGTACTTATTTTGAACTGCTTACAGTCCATTTTAAAAGAGTGGAAACTACAAAATCCTCTTCCTTTAGTATTCCCAAACGCCTATGGAAACATGTTAATTGAGTCATCACGTATTTTTCAAGAAACTTTTCAACGTTGCATAAGAAGAGCTGGTTTAGAAAGAATTAGATTTCATGATTTAAGACATACTTTCGCAAGTCATTGGATGATGAAGGGGGGTGACATATACAAATTAAAGGATCTTTTAGGTCATTCGACTGTTAAAATGACGGAAAGATACGCTCATTTGGATGTAAAAGCATTTGATGGAGATTACGATAGGTTTGGAAAAAGTATACATAAGAGTAAAAATCCCGTTATAAGTTTAAATAAGAAATAA
- a CDS encoding GGDEF domain-containing protein has translation MKTCPFCSHSIDESNQLVQYYLSHEQLLESINLKHPQWNSSDGACLSCLERFYQEFSAQKNLAAGPEEPTIVATSISMVDKQNSKFQEACLIMIHGPNFGKQYHIHEEGLTIGRSEKVQVQVFGENVSRKHARIVKEKDSFIIEDLNSTNGTFINTRKVTRQALEDGDLILVGNNILKFIYGSNTETQYYEEMYRLATKDGLTQAYNKVFFLEKLNEEFRRSQRYKRDLSLIMFDLDHFSIINNQHGHVTGDSVLKIIAKNILANIRKEDIFGRYGGEEFALLLPEIDCAGALTLAEKIRRMIESIPFKIKDTHINITLSAGIASVDMDMKTSKDLIEKADKALYDAKHHGRNTVKVA, from the coding sequence ATGAAAACTTGCCCTTTTTGTAGTCATAGCATCGACGAATCCAATCAATTGGTTCAGTACTATCTTAGCCACGAACAGTTGTTAGAGTCCATTAATCTAAAACATCCACAGTGGAATTCCTCTGATGGAGCTTGTTTATCCTGTTTAGAACGCTTTTATCAAGAGTTTTCCGCACAAAAAAACTTGGCGGCTGGCCCTGAGGAGCCCACCATTGTTGCTACATCTATTAGTATGGTGGATAAGCAAAACTCTAAGTTTCAGGAAGCTTGCCTGATCATGATTCATGGGCCCAATTTTGGTAAACAATACCATATTCATGAAGAAGGTTTGACCATTGGCCGCAGTGAAAAAGTTCAGGTTCAGGTCTTTGGTGAAAATGTCTCGCGCAAACATGCCAGAATCGTCAAAGAAAAGGATAGTTTTATTATTGAAGACTTAAACTCCACCAACGGCACCTTTATCAACACCCGTAAAGTGACCCGTCAAGCACTTGAAGATGGTGATTTGATTTTGGTGGGTAATAATATTTTAAAATTCATTTATGGGAGCAATACCGAAACCCAATATTATGAAGAAATGTACCGTTTGGCCACCAAAGATGGTTTAACCCAAGCCTACAACAAAGTGTTTTTTTTGGAAAAACTCAATGAAGAGTTTAGACGTTCGCAGCGTTACAAACGTGATTTATCCTTAATTATGTTTGATTTAGACCATTTTAGCATCATCAATAACCAACACGGTCATGTTACCGGTGACTCTGTATTAAAAATTATTGCTAAAAATATCTTGGCCAATATTAGAAAAGAAGACATTTTTGGCCGCTATGGTGGTGAAGAATTTGCCTTACTTTTGCCAGAAATTGATTGCGCCGGGGCTTTGACCCTTGCAGAAAAAATACGGCGCATGATTGAGAGCATTCCTTTTAAAATCAAAGACACTCATATCAATATTACCTTAAGTGCAGGCATTGCCAGTGTAGATATGGATATGAAAACCAGCAAAGACCTCATTGAAAAAGCCGATAAAGCCCTTTACGATGCCAAACACCATGGCCGCAATACGGTTAAAGTGGCTTAA
- a CDS encoding DUF721 domain-containing protein → MKKHFKKQQSLQERKTSVLEPVQDIFAKHPLFSKRPMLSVYKLQKKWPSLVGEMMAKRSLPVRIKKTCLIIAVENQAWGQQFNMMKPVLLQAIADKLGLHYEDIRFVSEPFHKPAEQSSPQKKKKINSNRSLEEILTSIGQMVQKK, encoded by the coding sequence ATGAAAAAACACTTTAAAAAGCAACAATCTTTACAAGAACGCAAAACATCGGTTTTAGAGCCTGTGCAGGACATATTTGCCAAACACCCCTTGTTTTCTAAGCGTCCTATGCTCAGTGTCTACAAACTGCAAAAAAAATGGCCCAGTTTGGTGGGAGAAATGATGGCCAAACGCAGTTTACCGGTTCGCATTAAAAAAACATGTCTGATTATTGCGGTTGAAAATCAAGCCTGGGGCCAGCAATTTAACATGATGAAACCGGTTTTATTGCAAGCCATTGCTGATAAACTAGGCTTGCATTATGAAGATATCCGCTTTGTATCTGAGCCTTTTCATAAGCCTGCGGAACAAAGTTCACCGCAAAAAAAGAAAAAAATTAATTCTAATAGGAGTTTAGAAGAAATTCTTACAAGTATTGGTCAGATGGTTCAAAAAAAATAG
- a CDS encoding HAMP domain-containing sensor histidine kinase: MNKLFSNSIKRRFILAYVLFIVFALTILLFNYVQYQKNIKNLNSLQQTFLPLNKQINTYSHYLHLHESFSLDTIINNYDRKNFLHSLTAINPKLFADKMQESFDNAESFLNQKNKNPSLHWLRIQKMFKLLQKKHEVYQSYIYKLANHIQIPQESDTEEMLKSLNQEHEKVRRELDSKKTEIINRINALSKIIHKQIETTITENISNENYLFTITSSVALLMILLSVLALQIGLQALRPFAQIKQASEKIKTGQYDLRLDTSGPIEFQSVAHSFNAMAQSLQERNEKIDQQHLQILHTQKLATIGEMATKINHEIRNPLNAIQLNLELLLDDDIPDNAKQNITSISSQIDRLFTITETYLQTAKKDTYKNQAIVIDDFLEDLQQFFRPSFASKHIKFVLNNNTKLKTLVFDESLLFQALLNVIRNALDACQNNDTIGLILEKNETHILFKLWNTGAMIDPDHQYKIFDAFYTSKKSGSGLGLSITKDLLSTQDADIFLESSTEEKTIFTIKIPYANKQ, encoded by the coding sequence GTGAATAAGCTTTTTTCTAATTCTATTAAACGTCGCTTCATTTTAGCTTATGTTCTTTTTATTGTTTTTGCACTAACCATTCTTTTGTTTAACTATGTTCAATACCAAAAAAATATTAAAAATCTAAATAGCCTACAACAAACATTTTTACCACTCAACAAACAAATCAATACCTACAGCCATTATTTACACTTACATGAAAGTTTTTCATTGGATACGATTATTAATAATTATGATAGAAAAAACTTTTTACATTCTTTAACTGCAATTAATCCAAAACTTTTCGCAGATAAAATGCAAGAAAGTTTTGATAATGCTGAAAGTTTTCTCAATCAAAAAAATAAAAACCCAAGTCTACATTGGTTGAGAATTCAAAAAATGTTTAAGCTGTTGCAAAAAAAACATGAAGTTTATCAAAGCTATATCTATAAACTCGCCAACCATATTCAAATACCACAAGAATCTGATACAGAAGAGATGTTAAAAAGCCTTAATCAAGAGCATGAAAAAGTCCGTCGTGAATTAGATAGTAAAAAAACAGAGATTATTAATCGCATCAACGCCTTATCAAAAATCATTCATAAACAAATAGAAACCACCATTACAGAAAACATTAGCAACGAAAATTATCTTTTCACCATCACTTCAAGTGTAGCTTTATTAATGATTTTATTATCCGTTCTTGCCTTACAAATTGGCCTGCAAGCTTTAAGACCCTTTGCTCAAATTAAGCAAGCCAGTGAAAAAATTAAAACAGGTCAATATGATTTACGTTTAGATACCTCAGGTCCAATTGAATTTCAAAGTGTGGCTCACTCTTTTAATGCCATGGCGCAATCTCTACAGGAACGCAATGAAAAAATTGATCAACAACACTTACAAATCTTGCATACACAAAAACTTGCAACCATTGGAGAAATGGCCACAAAAATCAATCATGAAATAAGAAACCCGTTAAATGCAATTCAACTTAATCTAGAACTACTATTAGATGATGACATTCCTGACAATGCAAAACAAAATATCACTTCTATCTCTTCACAAATTGATAGACTTTTCACTATAACTGAAACTTATTTACAAACAGCAAAAAAAGATACTTATAAAAATCAAGCTATAGTCATTGATGATTTTCTAGAAGACTTGCAACAGTTTTTTAGACCCAGTTTTGCCAGTAAACATATTAAATTTGTATTAAACAACAATACCAAACTCAAAACATTAGTATTTGATGAGTCCTTGCTTTTTCAAGCACTATTGAATGTCATAAGAAATGCTTTAGATGCCTGTCAAAATAATGATACCATTGGTCTTATCTTAGAAAAAAATGAAACTCATATTCTATTTAAACTATGGAATACAGGAGCAATGATTGATCCAGACCATCAATATAAAATTTTTGATGCTTTTTATACCAGTAAAAAATCTGGTTCAGGCTTAGGTTTATCGATCACTAAAGATCTACTCAGCACACAAGATGCAGATATTTTTTTAGAATCTAGTACAGAAGAAAAAACTATTTTTACAATCAAAATTCCATATGCAAACAAACAATAA